A genomic stretch from Mycosarcoma maydis chromosome 3, whole genome shotgun sequence includes:
- a CDS encoding uncharacterized protein (related to SSK2 - MAP kinase kinase kinase of the high osmolarity signal transduction pathway), with protein sequence MSEPSQEDRDAGPSSSIAAPSPHVQATILEQDEQQEQEQEQEQEQVQEQEQEQEHEQVEHQQPSIINSHPESSLSSPSKRRGVSFSLHEPHDSIVEEPHQTDTDTAPTVEDSPTQQRIPAAGLGTRTQPRRAPRSSSSLRHVTTTRTRTTSLSQPLPEDRDLSNDPNYFDHPTTSLVARQVNVEKRRAERQRRQDAALLADSDDDQDDDDDLYASNSSADEAVEARRRRNAQAAASTDEYDYFSRSGSSYDQAKAKASIPPPSNRATLNWSSASASEDSDDWDGEPCLQLATASSLVERALGPPLDPTALPVDSGAGITATPGPSFPLDLHTPADPNEHETPILNPQHRMEWQSMLGSVLNSEVLKSETKRINSVDTPDLSRQELSYQRWLDIKATLRGRGMHRDATDEEEKRLKEGFGKMLKDLVQEIRDCRSHHIALADGSSLHASSASPVTTPSESAQVASPERDPSAQDASRGFEPEKADSDAEAAVLAEKNKVLAEIGQLLERIDSAEEQFPSTKRAIEIVPEWGDADVQAKLAAIYSWYNTTTSLRLQISILRKWTGSESLELTSHNARDYDTQLKKGESQSHNHRDQQSTARAAADDDSTFVERIQKEGSLQSTFEKRTLASLYQLITKAKETILKYHKEFKRMALPPFEPELITLISFPTRLMQGALRLRLDYAGKLAEPSVLIVDSLTDDLRTALAMACRVKLHYTSIIVADPERGWDLSPCIAEGYDDVLRSALKFFFKLLRLKLKASVYFKETEILEPEWRFLSTAVESIEGGDIIVAINITRFVNKLFDRIARYFNRELTATIAHQDPHARRLPNPASGPVGLAKSDPPPTAGRAGQEKNFITLEDRAKWIHSVFDNVRIRSRKLLGFARDIRNRLDNAAEYDLGNLRPSSDYLDADDRSVAEYSDVANNGGMSLSSFMQTLIDHDYFLVYTEALEENGIYLVAEPSLQDKPDLIQELVCKCLHRVRPGEEGSAMAAEATTTALNAEGDDGDDATGIAGVGNANTLREQIEKQPGANASTVGANAPGTGDDADDDRPRYILLLSPRDPFMWTGKVMHHIMPRVDIALADRRVRLIADGAKGRLELAKRHFQRIFDNTGNGEDVDDGSEDGQAGFPLETLNDQMAHMSRVQSGLEEINKGVYMLSDTIIRKVPEIRRRLRGLGVRARGQSGTPRSTTTDTAAGAFGVSCDELIQNCYSMAAEHGRRALPFIESARLRDQMTLALGRLAIDWIAFICDDCVPSERKTFKWAVTALGNANHITSNENIFRLNEQDFALLRAKVASCMALLISHFDILGARSSVAKAQEEQERLEREKAERNRITIGGTDAVQNVSEDFQHLRVQSNGDSASLLERTKPALVGPGIGAQNLFNKLDTAMQSTEERWISKVLEWDAARHELDLEQRLIGRVLDDTRLEDRNLQFLAQSASKITIRWQQGQFIGGGTFGTVYLAVNLDSGGLMAVKEIRFQDISSTPSLYQQIKDEMEVMSMLSHPNIVEYYGIEVHRDRVYIFEEYCQGGSLAALLEHGRIEDETVIQVYTLQMLEGLIYLHSQGIIHRDIKPDNILLDHMGVLKYVDFGAAKILAKNSRTIQRSRKTGGLGNIGMVAQGMEGGKQGGPAGAMASLQGTPMYMSPEVIKGTPDVPHAAADIWSLGCVVLEFATGKRPWSNFDNEWAIMFHIGMAEQHPALPDANQLSPMGIEFIRQCLTINARQRPTAAQLKEDPWMRSLIEELDAANEAEAAAELAGVSPAGDVYDGLDSSSSGSSVTNSLDGVHGVAGGDQALFKSLDRNVSSLNSARSRWSSEAGARTSSSGTSMTTLYNPSMSLKASLGFRQQQQMREQQLQQPPKSHQELGERDECETRPEQPMHVDQNSDADHRPLHVPGHPNHSHPGSSAIVADLQYHKENVQRQAMLRHDSSLSTLPDES encoded by the coding sequence ATGTCGGAACCGAGCCAGGAAGACAGGGATGCAGGCCCGAGCAGTAGCATAGCTGCACCCAGCCCTCACGTCCAAGCAACCATCCTAgaacaagacgagcagcaggagcaggaaCAGGAGCAGGAACAGGAACAGGTACAGGAACAGGAACAGGAACAGGAGCACGAGCAAGTAGAGCACCAACAACCGTCAATCATCAACTCGCATCCCGAatcctctctctcttcccCATCCAAGAGACGAGGCGTCAGCTTCTCTTTGCACGAACCTCATGACAGCATAGTTGAAGAGCCGCATCAAACTGACACTGATACCGCACCGACGGTCGAAGACAGTCCAACTCAACAGCGTATCCCCGCCGCAGGCTTGGGCACCCGCACACAGCCGCGGCGCGCACCTCGCTCCAGCTCCTCTCTTCGCCATGTCACCAccacacgcacacgcaccaCCAGCCTTTCCCAGCCTTTACCAGAAGATCGTGATCTCTCCAACGACCCCAACTATTTTGACCATCCCACCACCAGCCTCGTCGCCCGTCAAGTCAacgtcgagaagcgcagAGCTGAGCGTCAGCGCCGACAAGATGCTGCCCTTCTTGCCGATTCCgatgacgaccaagacgatgacgacgacctTTATGctagcaacagcagcgcagACGAGGCAGTGGAAGCGCGAAGGAGACGCAACGCACAAGCCGCTGCGTCAACAGATGAGTACGACTACTTTTCGCGCAGCGGTAGCTCGTACGACCAGGCAAAAGCAAAGGCATCCATACCTCCTCCTTCCAATCGAGCAACGCTCAATTGGTCCAGCGCGAGCGCAAGCGAAGATAGCGACGATTGGGACGGTGAGCCGTGCTTACAGCTCGCTACAGCTAGCTCCCTTGTGGAACGTGCGCTAGGTCCACCTCTCGACCCAACCGCTCTCCCGGTCGATTCCGGCGCTGGTATCACTGCAACCCCTGGCCCCAGCTTCCCCCTCGATCTTCACACCCCGGCCGATCCCAACGAGCACGAAACACCCATCCTTAATCCTCAACACCGCATGGAGTGGCAGAGCATGCTTGGTTCCGTCCTCAATTCCGAAGTTCTCAAGTCAGAAACAAAACGAATCAATTCCGTCGACACACCCGATCTTTCGCGTCAGGAGCTCAGCTATCAGCGCTGGCTCGACATCAAAGCAACCCTCCGAGGTCGTGGCATGCACCGAGACGCCACcgacgaagaagaaaaaCGTCTCAAGGAAGGCTTTGGCAAGATGCTCAAGGACCTTGTCCAAGAAATCCGAGATTGTCGTTCCCACCACATCGCACTCGCAGATGGCTCCAGTCTCCACGCTTCCTCTGCTTCCCCCGTCACTACCCCTTCCGAATCGGCGCAAGTAGCAAGCCCGGAACGAGACCCTTCAGCGCAAGACGCCTCCAGAGGTTTCGAGCCCGAGAAAGCTGACTCAGATGCAGAAGCGGCAGTTCTAGCCGAAAAGAACAAGGTACTCGCTGAGATCGGCCAGCTTCTTGAACGAATCGACAGTGCAGAGGAGCAATTTCCGTCCACGAAGCgcgcgatcgagatcgTTCCCGAATGGGGTGATGCAGACGTacaagccaagctcgccgcaATTTACAGCTGGTACAACACCACCACTTCGCTGCGCCTCCAAATCAGCATTCTCCGCAAATGGACGGGTTCCGAGTCCCTTGAACTTACTTCACATAACGCTAGAGACTATGACACCCAGCTCAAAAAAGGCGAGTCGCAAAGCCACAATCATCGAGACCAGCAAAGCACCGCTCGAGCCGCTGCCGATGACGATAGTACCTTTGTCGAGAGGATCCAAAAGGAGGGCTCGCTCCAGTCGACCTTCGAGAAGCGCACTCTTGCCAGTCTCTATCAGCTCATCACAAAAGCCAAAGAGACCATCTTGAAGTACCACAAGGAGTTCAAGCGTATGGCGCTGCCCCCTTTCGAGCCAGAGCTTATCACGCTCATAAGCTTCCCCACGCGCCTCATGCAGGGTGCCCTCCGATTGCGTCTCGATTACGCCGGCAAACTCGCCGAGCCAAGCGTTCTGATCGTAGATTCGCTTACCGACGACCTCAGAACCGCACTTGCCATGGCGTGCAGAGTCAAGCTCCACTATAccagcatcatcgtcgctgacCCCGAGCGTGGCTGGGATCTAAGCCCGTGCATCGCTGAGGGCTACGACGACGTGCTGCGTAGCGCGCTCAAGTTTTTCTTCAAGCTGTTGCgcctcaagctcaaggctAGTGTCTACTTTAAGGAAACCGAGATTCTGGAACCCGAATGGCGCTTTCTCAGCACAGCCGTAGAGTCGATCGAGGGTGGTGacatcatcgtcgccatcaacaTTACGCGTTTCGTTAACAAACTCTTTGATCGTATCGCCCGCTACTTCAACCGCGAACTGACAGCAACCATAGCCCATCAAGACCCGCACGCAAGACGGCTACCCAACCCGGCATCTGGTCCTGTGGGCCTCGCAAAGTCCGATCCGCCACCTACCGCTGGCCGCGCTGGTCAGGAAAAGAATTTCATTACGCTCGAGGACCGTGCCAAATGGATCCACAGCGTCTTTGACAATGTGCGAATTCGTTCTCGTaagctgctcggcttcgcaAGAGACATTCGAAATCGGCTCGACAACGCAGCCGAGTACGACCTTGGCAACCTTCGACCCTCGTCCGACTATCTCGACGCGGACGACCGATCCGTCGCTGAATATAGCGATGTAGCCAACAATGGAGGCATGTCTCTCAGCTCCTTCATGCAAACGCTCATCGATCACGACTATTTTCTCGTCTACACtgaggcgctcgaggagaACGGCATCTACCTTGTCGCAGAGCCTAGCCTGCAGGACAAACCAGATCTGATTCAGGAGCTCGTGTGCAAGTGTCTACATCGCGTACGACCAGGCGAAGAAGGCTCGGCCATGGCTGCAGAAGCGACAACCACCGCACTCAATGCCGAGGgcgacgacggcgacgaCGCGACCGGCATAGCTGGCGTCGGCAACGCCAACACGCTCCGAGAGCAAATCGAAAAGCAGCCAGGAGCAAATGCCAGCACCGTCGGCGCCAATGCACCGGGGACTGGTGACGACGCTGATGACGATCGTCCTCGGTACATCCTGCTTCTCAGTCCACGTGATCCATTCATGTGGACTGGCAAGGTGATGCATCATATCATGCCTCGTGTCGACATTGCACTTGCCGACCGCCGCGTCCGACTCATCGCTGATGGCGCCAAAGGacgtctcgagctggccaaaCGACATTTTCAACGTATTTTTGACAACACTGGCAACGGCGAAGACGTTGACGATGGAAGCGAAGATGGACAAGCCGGCTTCCcactcgagacgctcaacgacCAGATGGCGCACATGAGTCGCGTCCAGTCCGGCCTTGAAGAGATCAACAAGGGCGTCTACATGCTTTCTGACACCATTATCCGCAAGGTACCCGAGATCCGTCGCCGTCTTCGTGGTCTGGGCGTGCGCGCACGTGGACAAAGCGGCACTCCTCGATCGACCACGACCGATACGGCAGCGGGAGCTTTCGGCGTGAGCTGTGACGAGCTGATTCAGAATTGCTACTCGATGGCGGCTGAACACGGTCGTCGTGCACTGCCCTTCATCGAGTCGGCTCGTCTTCGAGATCAGATGACGCTGGCGCTCGGTCGACTTGCGATCGACTGGATTGCCTTTATCTGCGACGATTGCGTGCCGAGCGAGCGAAAAACGTTCAAGTGGGCCGTCACTGCGCTCGGCAACGCGAACCACATCACGTCGAATGAAAACATCTTCCGGCTTAACGAGCAAGACTTTGCCCTGCTTCGCGCCAAGGTCGCGTCGTGTAtggcgctcttgatctcgCACTTTGATATTCTCGGAGCTAGAAGCAGTGTCGCCAAGGCGCAGGAAGAACAGGAGCGACTTGAACGCGAGAAGGCCGAACGCAACCGCATCACGATCGGAGGTACCGACGCCGTGCAGAACGTCTCGGAGGACTTCCAGCACTTGCGAGTGCAAAGCAACGGTGATTCTGCTTCACTGCTGGAAAGGACAAAGCCGGCATTGGTTGGTCCAGGCATCGGCGCTCAGAACTTGttcaacaagctcgacacaGCTATGCAGTCTACTGAGGAGCGCTGGATTTCCAAGGTGCTCGAATGGGATGCTGCTAGACACGAACTggatctcgagcagcgcctgATCGGACGTGTGCTCGATGACACGCGGCTCGAGGACCGCAACTTGCAGTTTCTCGCTCAATCGGCGTCCAAGATCACCATCCGCTGGCAGCAGGGTCAGTTCATTGGCGGAGGTACGTTTGGTACTGTGTACTTGGCCGTCAACCTCGACAGTGGTGGTCTCATGGCCGTCAAAGAGATCCGCTTCCAAGACATTTCGTCCACGCCCAGCCTTTACCAGCAGATCAAGGATGAGATGGAGGtcatgtcgatgctgagcCATCCGAATATTGTCGAGTACTACGGCATCGAGGTGCATCGCGATCGAGTCTACATCTTCGAAGAGTACTGTCAGGGAGGATCGCTAGCAGCGCTGCTTGAACACGGCAGGATCGAAGACGAGACAGTGATTCAGGTGTATACGCTACAAATGCTGGAAGGGCTCATCTATCTGCATTCGCAGGGAATCATTCACCGCGACATCAAGCCGGACAACATCCTGTTGGATCACATGGGTGTACTCAAATATGTGGATTTCGGCGCGGCCAAGATCTTGGCCAAGAACAGCCGCACGATCCAGCGCTCTCGCAAGACGGGTGGACTGGGCAACATTGGGATGGTGGCGCAAGGCATGGAAGGCGGCAAGCAAGGTGGCCCTGCAGGAGCCATGGCGAGCTTGCAAGGAACGCCCATGTACATGTCGCCCGAGGTGATCAAGGGGACACCGGATGTGCCACACGCGGCTGCCGACATTTGGTCTCTCGGCTGCGTCGTTCTGGAATTCGCAACAGGCAAACGACCGTGGAGCAACTTTGACAATGAATGGGCAATTATGTTCCACATTGGAATGGCAGAGCAGCATCCGGCTCTGCCAGATGCAAACCAACTCTCGCCGATGGGTATCGAGTTTATTCGACAGTGTTTGACCATCAATGCGCGACAAAGGCCTACGGCGGCACAGTTGAAGGAGGACCCTTGGATGCGCAGTCTGATCGAGGAGCTGGATGCAGCcaacgaggccgaggctgcGGCCGAGTTGGCGGGTGTCTCACCAGCGGGTGATGTGTATGATGGCCTAGATAGCAGTTCGAGCGGGTCGAGTGTGACCAACTCTCTAGATGGCGTCCATGGCGTGGCGGGTGGAGACCAGGCGCTGTTCAAGAGTCTGGACCGGAAtgtgtcgagcttgaacaGTGCAAGGAGCAGGTGGAGTAGCGAAGCGGGTGCtcggacgagctcgagcggaACGAGTATGACGACACTTTACAATCCCAGCATGAGCCTAAAAGCTAGCCTTGGGTttcgtcagcagcaacagatGCGCGAacaacagctgcagcaaccGCCAAAGTCGCACCAAGAGCTTGGTGAGCGCGACGAGTGCGAGACGCGCCCAGAGCAGCCTATGCACGTGGATCAGAACTCGGACGCCGACCATAGACCACTGCACGTCCCAGGTCATCCGAACCACTCGCATCCCGGCTCCTccgccatcgtcgccgACCTGCAGTACCACAAGGAAAACGTCCAACGCCAGGCAATGCTCCGACACGATTCCAGTCTAAGCACTCTTCCTGACGAGTCGTAA